A part of Astatotilapia calliptera chromosome 15, fAstCal1.2, whole genome shotgun sequence genomic DNA contains:
- the LOC113006649 gene encoding uncharacterized protein LOC113006649 → MELEANQAPHEFIYIDEAGFNLAKRRRRGRNVIGKRATVDVPGQRGANITMCAAIANAGLLLHRCQVGPYNTERLLAFLNDLHQRLVPEQGPEGENMRTFVITWDNVAFHHLQAITTWFEVHPRLVSLFLPPYSPFLNPIEEFFSAWRWKVYDHQPHDQMSLLEAMDAGSRDITVDDCQGWIRHTRRFYPRCIDLDNIRCDVDENMWPNPEDRRD, encoded by the coding sequence ATGGAATTGGAGGCCAACCAGGCCCCTCATGAATTCATATACATCGATGAGGCAGGATTCAATCTGGCCAAAAGGCGTCGACGTGGACGAAATGTAATTGGAAAAAGGGCCACAGTTGATGTGCCAGGACAGAGAGGGGCAAACATTACCATGTGTGCAGCAATTGCAAATGCAGGATTACTCCTTCACAGATGTCAGGTTGGACCCTATAATACAGAGCGCTTGCTTGCCTTTCTCAATGATCTCCACCAGCGCCTGGTTCCAGAGCAGGGTCCGGAGGGTGAAAACATGAGGACCTTTGTAATTACCTGGGACAATGTGGCTTTCCATCACTTGCAAGCAATAACAACATGGTTTGAAGTCCACCCAAGACTGGTAAGTCTCTTCCTTCCACCCTATTCACCtttcctcaaccccatagaggaGTTCTTTTCTGCATGGAGGTGGAAGGTTTATGACCATCAGCCACATGACCAGATGTCCCTCCTTGAAGCCATGGATGCTGGCTCCAGGGACATCACAGTTGACGATTGCCAAGGGTGGATCCGACATACCAGGCGGTTTTATCCCAGGTGTATCGACTTGGATAACATCAGatgtgatgttgatgaaaacatgtGGCCTAACCCTGAAGATCGCAGAGATTAG